Within Chlamydiota bacterium, the genomic segment TTTCTAGAGGGCTTAATCCGTCCTTCTGGAACCCTTTTTCCGGATGAATTATCTTTAAACTTTGAAAAAGTAGAAGATTTGCGATACGGAGAAAATCCTCATCAGAAGGCAGCTCTGTATCAAGAATTCAATACCCCCGAGCCAAATCTTGTTTCGGCCAAACCCATTTCAGGAAAAAGTTTATCGTTTAATAATTTGCTTGATTTAGATGCAGCCTGTCGTCTGGTTGAAGAATTTAATAATCCCTGTTCGGTTATTATCAAACACAATAATCCTTGCGGTGTTGCGGTGGCTGAAAATTTGGTTGAGGCTTATCAAAAGGCATTGGAGACAGATCCTGTCTCTGCCTTTGGGGGCGTGATGGGTTTTAACCGACCTGTAGATGGGGCACTCGCTTCCTTCATTGCAAAAGGTTTTGTCGAAGCGGTTGTGGCGCCTAATTTTACTGAAGAGGCCTTGGGAGAATTCAAGAAAAAGAAAAATTTAATTCTCATTCCTCTTGAAACATTAGGTAAAGCAAATAAACTGAAAAAAACGGGTCTTGATTTTAAAAGAATCCGCGGAGGACTGCTTCTACAGGAAATAGATCAGATGCCTCTCAGAAAAGAGGACTTAACGATTGTAACACAAAAAGCGCCTACCCCTCAGGAGATGGAGACCCTTCTTTTTGCTTGGAACATTTGCAAGCATGTCCGAAGCAATGCGATTGTTTTTGCAACAGGGAACGAAACCATTGGAATTGGAGCAGGACAAATGTCACGGGTTGATTCTGTAAAAATCGCCATCACAAAATCTCTAAAAAATCTAAAGGGATCTGTCATGGCATCAGACGCCTTTTTCCCATTTCGTGATGGAGTCGATCTTGCGTACGATGCGGGTATCACAGCCGTGATTCAACCCGGCGGATCCATCCGCGACGAAGAAGTGATTCAGGCCTGCAATGAAAAAGGGATGAGCATGGTGTTTACCGGAGCGAGACATTTTAGGCATTAAGTGAGCCCCTGATTCTATCCTTTCAAAAATTCAAAATATTAATATTGTTGTGCGCACATATTATGTGTTATATTTTCCTTGAAAGGAGGGTTCTTTATGCGCAATGTGACTTTATCTATTCAAGATGAACTTTTAAAAGCGGGTCGGGAATATGCTCAAAGGCATCATATCTCTCTTAATGACTTAATTCGTCAACTTCTTACGAGAACCG encodes:
- the purH gene encoding bifunctional phosphoribosylaminoimidazolecarboxamide formyltransferase/IMP cyclohydrolase, producing MSKIERAIISVSNKKGITEFAAELSRLGIEIISTGGTAKTLREAGVNVRLISDVTDFPEILDGRVKTLHPKIHGGLLALRENPEHVRQMQEHQITPIDLVVVNLYPFEETISKNGVSLAEAIENIDIGGPSMLRSASKNYQSVAVVVSPSKYKLVLDELKQNGLALSENFRLRLAQEAFAHTAHYDLVIANFLEGLIRPSGTLFPDELSLNFEKVEDLRYGENPHQKAALYQEFNTPEPNLVSAKPISGKSLSFNNLLDLDAACRLVEEFNNPCSVIIKHNNPCGVAVAENLVEAYQKALETDPVSAFGGVMGFNRPVDGALASFIAKGFVEAVVAPNFTEEALGEFKKKKNLILIPLETLGKANKLKKTGLDFKRIRGGLLLQEIDQMPLRKEDLTIVTQKAPTPQEMETLLFAWNICKHVRSNAIVFATGNETIGIGAGQMSRVDSVKIAITKSLKNLKGSVMASDAFFPFRDGVDLAYDAGITAVIQPGGSIRDEEVIQACNEKGMSMVFTGARHFRH